GTTGGCTACAACGGCATCCGCAATACCGCGACCACTACGAAGAATGCGTCTCGCTGGCTTGGCAGGCTTTCTACCAATTGCCGCCGCACGCGGTTGCCAATGCGATACTCGACGCCTTGATCCACCTGCTCAACAACGCCAACCCAACTGAGTGAGGACATTATGATTCTAGCCGGCGACATCGGCGGAACCAAAACGGTTCTGGCCTTAATCGAAATCCTGGGCGACGGCTCGTTGAATTGCCGGCGCGAACAAACCTTCGCCAGCGGCGAATTCGCCGACTTCGACGAGATTCTGGCTCTGTTTCTGAACGGCACGCCTGCCGTCGCCGCCGCCTGTTTCGGCATCGCCGGCCCGGTGTTGAACCAGCGCTGCCAAACCACTAACCTGCCCTGGCTGCTGGACGGCGCCGAATTGAAACGGCGCCTGGGTACTGAGCGGGTCAAGTTACTGAACGATCTGGAAGCGATGGCCATCGGCATGCTGCATTTACCGGCGCAGGATTTTATCGAGCTGAATCCCGGCGCCGAAACCCAAATCGGCAACGTGGCCGTGATCGCCGCCGGCACCGGACTCGGCGAAGCGATTTTGCATTGGGACGGCAACGCGTTCCACCCGATAGCCACCGAAGGCGGCCATTGCGATTTCGCGCCGCAGAACCCGCAGCAAGACCGCTTGCTGGCCTACTTGCGGCAAAAATATCCGGCCCACGTCAGTTGGGAACGGGTATTGTCCGGTCTCGGTTTCAGCAATATCTACGACTTTTTGGTCGATAGCCGCTTTGCCCCGCCCTGCCCGGCGGTTCCGGCCCCGGCCGACGCGGCCGGCGTAGACCGTAATGCCTTGATTTCGCGGCTGGGCGTGGACGGCGAAGACCCGGCTTGCCGGGAAACCGTGCGCCTATTCGCCGAATTGTACGGCGCCGAGACCGGCAATCTGGCGCTGAAAGCCTTCGCCACCGGCGGCATCTTCATTGGCGGCGGCATCGGCCCGAAAATCCGCCCGGTGCTGGAATCCGGCGAGTTTCTGCAGGCCTTCGTCGCCAAGGGCCGGTTTCACGCCATGTTATCCAAAGTATCGGTCAAGCTGGCGCTGAACCCGCGCACGCCGCTGTTGGGAGCCATGCACTACTACGCCGCAGGCTAAAGCCGTTTTAACAAACCGCGCATATCCTCGCCAAATCCGCCAAATCGGCTAGGCTTAAGCGATTCGTTCGCGTTAAAGGCCTAAGCCGAAGCCTGCGCCCTACCCCTTTCGCCGCCATGCTTCATTCAGAGCAGAACCCAAGCCAACTGCGCCAGTCGCTAGCCATCCTGCAGGCCGCACTCGACTCTACGGCCGACGCCATCCTGGTTATCGACGCCGCCGGGCGAGTCGCGGCGTTCAATCCGCAATTCAAACGGATTTGGGGAATAGCCGACACCAGCTTGAACGTTGGCGACTCTGCGGAATCGCTGCGTTACATTTTCGGCCAACTGAAACAAGCCGACGAATTTCTGCGCCGCGTCGACGCCATTTACCGCGAGTCGAAACTACGGCATTACCAGGAACTCGAGTTCAAAGACGGCCGCATCATAGAGAGCTACTACCAGCCGCAAATCGCCGACGGCGAGACCGTCGCCCGGGTTTGGAGTTTCCGCGACATCACCGAACAAAAAAACTCGCGCCGGCGCTTGGCCCAGCTCAGTTTCGGCATGGACCAAATGCAGGATAGCGCCTATTTGATCGCGGAAGACGCCCGCTTCCTGTACATCAACAACCAATCCTGCAAAACCTTGGGCTACAGCCACCGGGAGTTGTTGCAGATGTGCGTATTCGATATCGACCCGTTGTTTCCGAAAGCGGTTTGGAGCGAGCATTGGCTGGAATTGAAAAGCCGGCGCTCGGTAACCGTGGAAACGCTGCACCAAACTAAGAACGGCGAGATTTTGCCGGTCGAAGTGGTCGCCAATTATTTCGAATACGGCAACGTCGGCTACAACCTGGCGATCGCCCGCGACATCCGCGAACGCAAGCGGGTCGAGGAAGCCCTGCAACAAGCCGCATTGATTTACCAACACAGCAGCGAGGCGATGCTGCTGGCCGATGCCGACGACCGCATTCTGACTATCAATCCGGCATTCACCGCCATTACCGGTTACGAAGCGGACGAAGTGGTCGGCAAACACATCGGTCTGTTGAACCGGGACATTCATAGCGAGGCGATGTGGCAAGCGATCCGCAAGGACGGCCATTGGCGCGGCGAAGTGTGGGATAAACGCAAAAACGGCGAGAGTTTCGCCAAAGCCTTGACCGTCAATACCATATTCGACGCCAACCGCCAGGTCCACCGGCGCATGGCCTTGTTCTCCGACATCACCGAAAAGAAGCAGGCCGAAGGCCTGATCTGGCAGCAGGCCAACTTCGATCCGCTGACGCAATTGCCGAACCGGCGTATGTTTCACGACCGGCTCGGCCACGACATCAAAAAAGCAAAACGCGAATTCAGCCGGCTGGCGGTGTTGTTCATCGATCTGGATTTGTTCAAGGAAGTGAACGATACCCTGGGGCACGATATGGGCGACCGCTTGCTGCAGATCGCCGCCCAACGCATCGTCGCCAGCGTCCGCGAAACCGATACGGTCGCCCGGCTGGGCGGCGACGAATTTACCGTCATTCTCGGCGAGGTCGGCGACCCCAGCAACGTGGAGCGCATCGCCCGGGACCTGTTGGAGCGGATGACCGAATGCTTCGAGCTGGGCAACGAAGTCGCTTACATTTCGACCAGCATCGGCATCGCATTTTTTCCGGACGACGCCGGCGACCTGAAATCGCTGCTGAAGCATGCCGACCAAGCCATGTACGAAGCCAAACGCCTGGGCCGCAACCAATACTGTTTTTTCATTCCGGCCATGCAGGAAGCTGCCCAATCCCGGCTGCGCCTGAGCAACGATTTGCGCCATGCCGTGGCCGACGGCCAGTTCTTTTTGTGTTACCAACCTATTGTGGAATTGGCCAGCGGCCGAGTCCGCAAAGCCGAAGCGCTGATCCGCTGGAGCCACCCGCAGCGCGGCATCGTCAGCCCATCCGAATTCATCCCGATCGCCGAGGAAACCGGACTGATCTGCCAAATCGGCAACTGGACCTTTCAACAGGCCGCCAAACAACTTCTAGTCTGGCAGGCTTCGATCGACCCCGGCTTTCAAATTACCATCAATAAATCGCCGGTGCAGTTCCGCAACGAGCGCGACAGCCACCGCGACTGGCGCGACCAATTGCAAGCCCTGAATCTGGCGGGCAACAGTATCGTTATCGAAATTACCGAGGGCTTGTTGCTGGAAGCCAGCGGCAGCGTCGCCGAGCAATTATTGGCTTTCCGCGACGCCGGGATCCAGGTGTCGCTGGACGACTTCGGCACCGGTTATTCGTCGTTGTCGTATTTGAAGAAATTCGATATCGATTACATCAAGATCGACCAAAGCTTCGTCCGCAACCTGGCGGCGGGCTCCGACGACATGGCGCTGTGCGAGGCCATCATCGTCATGGCCCATAAATTGGGGATTAGGGTGGTCGCGGAGGGCATCGAGACCGGCAACCAGTGCGAATTGCTGGCAGCCGCCGGTTGCGATTACGGCCAAGGCTATTTGTTTGCCAGACCGCTGCCGGCTGCAGACTTCGAACGCCTATTGGTCGAAACGGCGAATTGAGAATGGGGCAGTAAGGCGAAACGGCGGACGCCGAATCGTCAGAAGCGCCGCCGGGCGGTTAAACCCGGCGACAGAACGGCAGGCCGATTAGTGAGCGGCCAGATAGACTTTCAACATTTCTTTATACAGATCCAGCGTGGCTTTCAACGATGCGGGGCCGTTAGCGTCGCCTTTTTCGATTTCGTCGCGCGCGACTTTCAGTTTGTCACCGGCTTTTTGGCGCAAACGCTCGGTTTGTTCGTAACGGAATTCTTTTTGCAACTGGCGTACTTCGCCCAGCGCTTTCAACACTTCGGCTTTGTCGGCGCCCTTATCCAACAAACTGACCGCTTCCTCGACTTTGGCCACGGTGCCTTCGGCAGCGGCACGTACCTTAGCGTCTCCTGCGCTG
Above is a window of Methylomonas koyamae DNA encoding:
- a CDS encoding sensor domain-containing protein, which encodes MLHSEQNPSQLRQSLAILQAALDSTADAILVIDAAGRVAAFNPQFKRIWGIADTSLNVGDSAESLRYIFGQLKQADEFLRRVDAIYRESKLRHYQELEFKDGRIIESYYQPQIADGETVARVWSFRDITEQKNSRRRLAQLSFGMDQMQDSAYLIAEDARFLYINNQSCKTLGYSHRELLQMCVFDIDPLFPKAVWSEHWLELKSRRSVTVETLHQTKNGEILPVEVVANYFEYGNVGYNLAIARDIRERKRVEEALQQAALIYQHSSEAMLLADADDRILTINPAFTAITGYEADEVVGKHIGLLNRDIHSEAMWQAIRKDGHWRGEVWDKRKNGESFAKALTVNTIFDANRQVHRRMALFSDITEKKQAEGLIWQQANFDPLTQLPNRRMFHDRLGHDIKKAKREFSRLAVLFIDLDLFKEVNDTLGHDMGDRLLQIAAQRIVASVRETDTVARLGGDEFTVILGEVGDPSNVERIARDLLERMTECFELGNEVAYISTSIGIAFFPDDAGDLKSLLKHADQAMYEAKRLGRNQYCFFIPAMQEAAQSRLRLSNDLRHAVADGQFFLCYQPIVELASGRVRKAEALIRWSHPQRGIVSPSEFIPIAEETGLICQIGNWTFQQAAKQLLVWQASIDPGFQITINKSPVQFRNERDSHRDWRDQLQALNLAGNSIVIEITEGLLLEASGSVAEQLLAFRDAGIQVSLDDFGTGYSSLSYLKKFDIDYIKIDQSFVRNLAAGSDDMALCEAIIVMAHKLGIRVVAEGIETGNQCELLAAAGCDYGQGYLFARPLPAADFERLLVETAN
- the glk gene encoding glucokinase; translated protein: MILAGDIGGTKTVLALIEILGDGSLNCRREQTFASGEFADFDEILALFLNGTPAVAAACFGIAGPVLNQRCQTTNLPWLLDGAELKRRLGTERVKLLNDLEAMAIGMLHLPAQDFIELNPGAETQIGNVAVIAAGTGLGEAILHWDGNAFHPIATEGGHCDFAPQNPQQDRLLAYLRQKYPAHVSWERVLSGLGFSNIYDFLVDSRFAPPCPAVPAPADAAGVDRNALISRLGVDGEDPACRETVRLFAELYGAETGNLALKAFATGGIFIGGGIGPKIRPVLESGEFLQAFVAKGRFHAMLSKVSVKLALNPRTPLLGAMHYYAAG